In one Helicoverpa zea isolate HzStark_Cry1AcR chromosome 5, ilHelZeax1.1, whole genome shotgun sequence genomic region, the following are encoded:
- the LOC124630766 gene encoding general transcription factor II-I repeat domain-containing protein 2A-like isoform X2 — MDKWLKRNAEGTSNEERNASEGSSNKILDKCAPKKSKTYHFHQEWELDYFFTMVNGNCCCLICNTSLAIPKKGNLERHFNTMHSKYQTDFPPNSEIRKSKLQSLKLQLKVQENMFSGPIEQSKAATEASFQVSYRIAQKCKPFSDGEYIKEIFEEVSDSLFVNFKNKNEIKKAVHGLQLSRNTVMRRIETISKNLNEQLQKDIDLCVAFSLQFDESTDVTDTAQLLVFIRMVFEDFSTKEELLSMISLKEKTRGFDIFTAFKAYISQIKLPLYKLVSMTTDGAPAMTGIHNGFIALCHKDEDFPDFISYHCIIHQQVLASKRLNTKHVMDISFKIVNSIKGKSLQRRLFKQQLHEKEPELVLHTDVRWLSRSKFLQRFRDLLDEIIKFLDERGDDYRQLRDLDWQCDLAFLADFTGKLSTLNLNLQGKNKTLTEMMSSIAAFQSQAVSMIVDIEKKRFEQFVNIKDHMEKHPTYNFISEKYTTEIRAVVADFEIRFSDFRKIEKLVLFVSYPFNDSIDHNNIYELATKFADTFQMEHKMLQNEIITLRCDIVLKARSTSGLDFWALVSNEKYPNLKKCVEQLHSCFGSTYLCFKKYVTGRSHRVSLVDK; from the exons ATGGATAAGTGGTTGAAAAGAAACGCTGAAGGAACATCAAATGAGGAAAGAAATGCTTCGGAAGGTTCATCAAATAAa ATTCTTGATAAATGTGCTCcaaagaaatcaaaaacttaTCACTTTCACCAAGAATGGGAATTGGACTACTTCTTTACTATGGTGAATGGAAACTGTTGCTGCCTAATATGTAATACATCCCTGGCAATACCCAAAAAAGGAAATTTAGAGCGACATTTTAACACAATGCATAGTAAATATCAGACTGATTTTCCACCTAACAGCGAAATAAGAAAGAGCAAATTGCAATCATTAAAATTGCAATTAAAAGTCCAAGAAAACATGTTTTCTGGGCCTATTGAGCAAAGTAAAGCTGCAACTGAAGCTTCTTTCCAAGTAAGCTACAGAATTGCACAAAAGTGCAAACCTTTTTCCGATGGAGAATACATCAAGGAAATCTTCGAAGAAGTCTCAGATTCGCTGTTCgtgaatttcaaaaataaaaacgaaattaaaaaaGCTGTTCATGGTTTACAGCTGTCTCGAAATACTGTGATGCGCCGTATAGAAACAATAAGTAAAAACTTAAACGAACAACTACAAAAAGATATCGACCTCTGTGTTGCTTTTTCGCTTCAATTTGACGAGTCAACAGATGTCACTGATACAGCACAATTACTTGTTTTTATCCGAATGGTCTTCGAAGATTTCTCGACCAAAGAAGAACTGTTAAGCATGATTTCCTTAAAAGAAAAAACTCGTGGTTTTGATATATTCACGGCATTCAAAGCATATATTAGCCAGATTAAGCTACCCTTGTATAAACTCGTATCAATGACAACTGATGGAGCTCCTGCAATGACAGGTATTCATAATGGTTTTATTGCTCTTTGTCATAAAGACGAAGATTTTCCAGACTTCATTAGCTACCACTGCATAATTCACCAACAAGTACTGGCTAGTAAGAGATTAAATACGAAACATGTGATggatatttcttttaaaattgtaaattcaATTAAGGGAAAATCCCTCCAAAGGCGGCTCTTTAAACAGCAATTACATGAGAAGGAACCAGAATTGGTATTGCACACTGACGTAAGGTGGTTGAGTCGAAGCAAGTTTTTGCAAAGGTTTCGAGATCTATTGGACGAAATAATCAAATTTCTTGATGAAAGGGGTGATGATTATCGGCAACTGCGTGATTTAGACTGGCAATGTGACTTAGCTTTTTTGGCAGATTTTACTGGAAAATTGAGTACATTAAATCTTAATTTACAAGGCAAGAACAAAACATTAACAGAAATGATGAGTTCTATTGCAGCATTTCAAAGTCAAGCAGTGTCTATGATAGTTGACATAGAGAAGAAAAGATTtgaacaatttgtaaacattaaGGATCATATGGAAAAACATCCTACCTACAATTTCATTTCTGAAAAGTACACGACAGAAATTAGGGCAGTGGTAGCAGACTTCGAAATTCGCTTTAGTGATTTCAGAAAAATAGAGAAGTTGGTTCTATTTGTCAGTTATCCATTTAATGACTCCattgatcataataatatctatgAATTGGCTACAAAATTTGCAGATACATTTCAAATGGAGCACAAGATGTTACAAAACGAAATTATTACTCTGCGCTGCGACATAGTTTTAAAAGCAAGGTCAACCTCAGGTCTAGATTTCTGGGCGTTGGTTTCCAACGAAAAATATCCAAATTTGAAGAAATGTGTTGAACAACTTCATTCGTGTTTTGGTTCAACATATTTAT GTTTCAAGAAGTATGTAACTGGTAGATCGCACAGGGTTTCATTGGTAGACAAGTGA
- the LOC124630766 gene encoding general transcription factor II-I repeat domain-containing protein 2A-like isoform X1, with amino-acid sequence MDKWLKRNAEGTSNEERNASEGSSNKILDKCAPKKSKTYHFHQEWELDYFFTMVNGNCCCLICNTSLAIPKKGNLERHFNTMHSKYQTDFPPNSEIRKSKLQSLKLQLKVQENMFSGPIEQSKAATEASFQVSYRIAQKCKPFSDGEYIKEIFEEVSDSLFVNFKNKNEIKKAVHGLQLSRNTVMRRIETISKNLNEQLQKDIDLCVAFSLQFDESTDVTDTAQLLVFIRMVFEDFSTKEELLSMISLKEKTRGFDIFTAFKAYISQIKLPLYKLVSMTTDGAPAMTGIHNGFIALCHKDEDFPDFISYHCIIHQQVLASKRLNTKHVMDISFKIVNSIKGKSLQRRLFKQQLHEKEPELVLHTDVRWLSRSKFLQRFRDLLDEIIKFLDERGDDYRQLRDLDWQCDLAFLADFTGKLSTLNLNLQGKNKTLTEMMSSIAAFQSQAVSMIVDIEKKRFEQFVNIKDHMEKHPTYNFISEKYTTEIRAVVADFEIRFSDFRKIEKLVLFVSYPFNDSIDHNNIYELATKFADTFQMEHKMLQNEIITLRCDIVLKARSTSGLDFWALVSNEKYPNLKKCVEQLHSCFGSTYLCESAFSYLKQTKNKHRSRLTDAHTLDSLRLAISNYKPDYAKLVEDTQSQCSH; translated from the exons ATGGATAAGTGGTTGAAAAGAAACGCTGAAGGAACATCAAATGAGGAAAGAAATGCTTCGGAAGGTTCATCAAATAAa ATTCTTGATAAATGTGCTCcaaagaaatcaaaaacttaTCACTTTCACCAAGAATGGGAATTGGACTACTTCTTTACTATGGTGAATGGAAACTGTTGCTGCCTAATATGTAATACATCCCTGGCAATACCCAAAAAAGGAAATTTAGAGCGACATTTTAACACAATGCATAGTAAATATCAGACTGATTTTCCACCTAACAGCGAAATAAGAAAGAGCAAATTGCAATCATTAAAATTGCAATTAAAAGTCCAAGAAAACATGTTTTCTGGGCCTATTGAGCAAAGTAAAGCTGCAACTGAAGCTTCTTTCCAAGTAAGCTACAGAATTGCACAAAAGTGCAAACCTTTTTCCGATGGAGAATACATCAAGGAAATCTTCGAAGAAGTCTCAGATTCGCTGTTCgtgaatttcaaaaataaaaacgaaattaaaaaaGCTGTTCATGGTTTACAGCTGTCTCGAAATACTGTGATGCGCCGTATAGAAACAATAAGTAAAAACTTAAACGAACAACTACAAAAAGATATCGACCTCTGTGTTGCTTTTTCGCTTCAATTTGACGAGTCAACAGATGTCACTGATACAGCACAATTACTTGTTTTTATCCGAATGGTCTTCGAAGATTTCTCGACCAAAGAAGAACTGTTAAGCATGATTTCCTTAAAAGAAAAAACTCGTGGTTTTGATATATTCACGGCATTCAAAGCATATATTAGCCAGATTAAGCTACCCTTGTATAAACTCGTATCAATGACAACTGATGGAGCTCCTGCAATGACAGGTATTCATAATGGTTTTATTGCTCTTTGTCATAAAGACGAAGATTTTCCAGACTTCATTAGCTACCACTGCATAATTCACCAACAAGTACTGGCTAGTAAGAGATTAAATACGAAACATGTGATggatatttcttttaaaattgtaaattcaATTAAGGGAAAATCCCTCCAAAGGCGGCTCTTTAAACAGCAATTACATGAGAAGGAACCAGAATTGGTATTGCACACTGACGTAAGGTGGTTGAGTCGAAGCAAGTTTTTGCAAAGGTTTCGAGATCTATTGGACGAAATAATCAAATTTCTTGATGAAAGGGGTGATGATTATCGGCAACTGCGTGATTTAGACTGGCAATGTGACTTAGCTTTTTTGGCAGATTTTACTGGAAAATTGAGTACATTAAATCTTAATTTACAAGGCAAGAACAAAACATTAACAGAAATGATGAGTTCTATTGCAGCATTTCAAAGTCAAGCAGTGTCTATGATAGTTGACATAGAGAAGAAAAGATTtgaacaatttgtaaacattaaGGATCATATGGAAAAACATCCTACCTACAATTTCATTTCTGAAAAGTACACGACAGAAATTAGGGCAGTGGTAGCAGACTTCGAAATTCGCTTTAGTGATTTCAGAAAAATAGAGAAGTTGGTTCTATTTGTCAGTTATCCATTTAATGACTCCattgatcataataatatctatgAATTGGCTACAAAATTTGCAGATACATTTCAAATGGAGCACAAGATGTTACAAAACGAAATTATTACTCTGCGCTGCGACATAGTTTTAAAAGCAAGGTCAACCTCAGGTCTAGATTTCTGGGCGTTGGTTTCCAACGAAAAATATCCAAATTTGAAGAAATGTGTTGAACAACTTCATTCGTGTTTTGGTTCAACATATTTATGTGAGTCAGCATTTTCCtacttaaaacaaactaaaaataaacatcgttCACGCTTGACAGACGCTCATACACTAGATTCCTTAAGGTTGGCTATTTCCAACTACAAACCCGATTATGCTAAACTAGTGGAAGATACTCAGTCGCAATGCTCACACTaa
- the LOC124630657 gene encoding UPF0691 protein C9orf116, protein MSEQQPQDEAFIPNAKPGFCSATCTDKESTLREMRKEDVKTSDLYTTCNLPKRFEHPHWFNGYGCQVSKQHPFYRTTANDYGWYPPGYYSVPLVFFPAGQRFTNKLSAAGMYRNYSLNTGMDQVGYH, encoded by the exons atgagcGAGCAACAGCCGCAAGATGAAGCTTTTATACCCAACGCAAAACCTGGCTTTTGCTCCGCAACATGCACCGACAAGGAGTCAACGCTCAGAGAAATGAGAAAAGAAGATGTGAAGACCTCAGATTTGTATACCACCTGCAATCTACCGAAAAGATTTGAACATCCCC ATTGGTTCAACGGGTATGGGTGTCAAGTGAGCAAGCAGCACCCATTCTACAGAACAACTGCCAACGACTACGGATGGTATCCtccag gATATTACTCGGTACCACTAGTGTTCTTCCCTGCTGGCCAGAGGTTCACGAACAAGCTGTCAGCTGCCGGCATGTATAGAAACTACAGCCTCAACACTGGCATGGATCAAGTAGGCTACCACTAG